In the genome of Caldisphaera lagunensis DSM 15908, the window TTACAAGTGCTGAAAAGTTGCTTTCAGTTGTACCAATAAAAAATGGAAAAGTTTTCTACACAAATAGTGGAACAGAGAGCATTGAGGGAGCGTTAAAAATAGCAAGATATTATCATGAAGGTAAAAGACAATATATTATAGCATTTTTGGGAGCATTTCACGGAAGGACTATGGGTTCATTATCATTAACAGCAAGTAAGGCTCACTATAGAGAGCATTTTGCTCCTTTAGTCCCTGGTGTAATCCATGTACCTTATCCATATACTTATAGATGTCCATTTAATACAGATGATCCAAAGGCTTGTGGAGAAGCTGTTTTGGGGTATATAGAGGATTGGATATTTACTAAGCTTGTAGAGCCCAGCGAAGTTGCAGCTATATTTGTTGAACCAATTCAAGGGGAAGGAGGATATATTGTGCCTCCAGATAATTTCCTACCAGGCTTAAGAAAATTAGCTGATAAGTATAACATACTTTTAGTTGATGATGAGGTCCAATCAGGAATTGCTAGAACAGGTAAATGGTTTGCTATTGAAAATTGGAATGTTGTACCTGATATAATTGCTATGGCAAAGGCTATAGGTGGAGGTTTGCCTTTAGGGGCTATTGTAGCAAAGGATAATGTTATGGATGCGATGAAAAAGGGAAGTCATGCTAATACATTTGGAGGTAACCCTATAGCCTTAGCAGCAATGGAAGCTGTTATAGATACAATCAAAGAAGAGAAATTAACTGAAAGAGCAGCAAAGCTTGGTGATATGGTTTTAAGGTACTTTAATGATCTTAAGGAAGAATTAGAAATAATTGGAGATGTAAGAGGAAAAGGTTTAATGATAGGTGTAGAATTAGTTAAGAATAAAAAGACTAAGGAGCCAGCATCCAAAGAATTAGGTAGAATATTAGATAAATCTTTCAAGAAAGGGGTTTTAGTAATAGGCTCAGGGGTATCATCAATAAGAATTGCACCTCCCTTGGTAATTGATGAAGATGTATTGGCAAGAGCTATTCAAATATTGGGAGATATATTAAAGGAAGAAAATAAAAATCTTTAAAGAGGGAAGAATTTGGATATAAATGAATTAAAAAATAATATTTTATTTTTGTTGGAAAAGAACGATGAGTTAACTTTTGACGAAATTAAAAAAATGTTAAATTGGAGCGGAGATTCTAGGCCTTTGAGGAAAGCTTTATCAGAATTAGTAAGGGAATCAAAGGTGCAAAGAGTCCCAAATTATGAAAGAAGAAGAATGGTGTTTAAAAAGGGAAATAATAATGCATAAAATTCAAGGATTAAAAATAATTGGTATTATAGCCTTTACATTATCATTGTTATCATTTATATTATCAATTATAGCATTTTTTAAATTTAAATCTTATGATTATTTAGGTATCTCATTCTTTTGGATTTTTATTTCATTGATCTCACTGCTATTAAGCAGAGTCTCCAATAATAGAGTAAGCTGATGTTGAATACCTTTTTACATAACCCATTTTTTCTAGATGTTTCAATATTTTTCCTGATGTTTTATTTGATATCCCAAAATATCTTGAAAAGTCTTTTATAGTAATATACCTTTTATTAAGTCTCTTTAATTCTTCAGCTATCAAATCTAAGTTTACTGTGACCTTTAAATAGCTTTTTCTCATTATATCACCAAAATAAAGTAACCTTTTAAATTTGCGAGCCCCAGAATAACAAATGTAAAAGAGGTGAAGTGAAAGTGACACAAAATAATAAAATATATACAAAATATAAAAAATTAATTGAGCTGTTAAATTTAAGACAATTAGATGTATATAGAATTGTAAGTAAAGATGGTAAAATAAAGGAAATAGCAAGAATAATGGATCCTGTAACTAAAAAGGTTGTACAAGTTGATCTAGGTACAGTTAGAGAATCATTAAATTACTTGGAATTTTTAAATAAAATAAAAGAAGGAGTTACAAAAGAAGGGATAAATATAAATGATAGAGTATGGAATAGTACGTTAAAATTAATAGAGAAGGCAGGCAAATAAATATTAATTTTTGATTTATCTAGTAGAATTTTATACCATTGTTAACCGGGGAGTTAACAATGATAAAATAATTCCATAAATTTTTAGAATTTTTTAACTAGCATTTAGATATATATACTTTAAAATTTCTTAGTTTAATGGGTATTAAACATGAGGATTGCTTTAGTATATGATGAGGAGCAAAACCTAAAGCCACTCGATGAAGGAGAAATTCTAGCAATAATTGATGAGGAACAAGAGGTAGTTGAGCAATACGAGAATCCAGGATTTAAGATAGGAAAAGATGTTACAATGGATGCTATATTGCAGCTAGGCGCTCAGGCAGTTATTGTTAAGCAAGGCTATTTAGATCAGAAGTCTTATGATTTATCTAAAGGACACTTATCATATATGTTAATTAACAAATATGATACTTTAACTGATATTATTGAAAATTTAGATGATGTAAAGTCGAAAGCTATTGATGAATTAACTCAATTCTAAGCATTTATTTTTATAGATAATTTTATTTTGTCCTGTTTTATAAATATATTAGGGTAAAATTATGCACATGTTTAAGTTAAACAACACAGTCATATTAATAAAATTGGGTGATATAACTCAAGAAGAAGTTGAGGCTATTGTGAATCCAGCTAATTCATATCTAATTATGGGTGGAGGAGTTGCTGGTGCTATAAAAAAGAAAGGAGGAAAAATTATAGAAGAGGAAGCATTAAAATACTCTCCAATAGACATAGGGAAAGCAGTATTAACCAATGCAGGAAAGTTGAAAGCAAGATTTGTTATACATTCCCCTACAATGAAATATCCTGGTGAATTAACCAATGAAAATAATGTTAGGTCTTCAATAAAAGCAGCTTTAAAAATTGCATTAGAAAAGGGAATAAAATCTATAGCATTTCCTGGAATGGGTACTGGTGTTGGAGGTATTTCATATAATTTGGGTGCAAAAATTCTTATAGAGGAGATAAAAGAATTTGTTGAAAAAAATGATCATTTTGAAATAATAGAAATTGTTGCATATGAAAAAGAATTTTATGATGAATTAGAAAAATATGCGGTTTCATTGCTAAGTAATAGGATATAATAAATTTCAAATTTAATTGGTGGACTATAACATGGAGACAGATAAGAATTACAAGTTTAAATGTATAAAATGCGGTTTCGAATCATATGAAGAAGTATTAAAATGCCCAAGATGCGGAGGGCCGATCCAAATTGTTTATGATAATCTAGAATGGGTAATTGATTCAAAAATTCCATCTATGTGGAGATATAAAAGCTTACTTCCTAAATCTGATAAAATAATTAGTTTTAACGAGGGACTTACTCCTATAAGAAAAATTTTTGGTGTTTTGTGCAAATTAGAAACTAATAATCCAACAGGATTATATGCAGATAGGGCTTCATCAATCATAGTTTCTTCTTTTAAAAATAAAATAATAGAAACTAGATATGAAGAAGATTTTACTTTATCATTGGCCTATTATTCAAAGAAAGCTGGGATTAAATTAAAAGTAAACGTTATACCTGATAATGTAGACCCCCAAGATTTGATAATAATAGCAAAACTAGGCTCTGATATATCGTTTATAAATGAAATGGAAAAAATGGAATTGGAATATGAAAACCCCTATACAATAGAAGGATTAAAAACAATATCATATGAAATTTATGAAAAAAATCCTAAAGTAGAAAAAATTTATGTCCCAGCGCAATCTGGAACATTGGTATATGCATTAAGTAAAGGATTTTATGAAATAAAACAAATAAAAAAGGATTTTAATGAATACGAATTAATAGCAGTTAAACTCCGTCATAGTAATATACCAGAAATATTAAATTATTCCAAATACAAAATAAAAATTTCTGAAGTATCATCTAAAGAAGCTTTAGAGTCTATGATACATTTGTCTAAAAAAGGGTTTAATTTAAAGCCATTGGCATCTTCAGCATATGCGTTGGCTAAAATTGAAGGTAATGGAATCTCCATTATAACAGGAAATAGAAAAATATCCATGCATGAGAGTAAAAAATATTCTGAATTAAAAAAAGACATAATGAATATATTTTCTGATAATAAGAAAAGAACTGCATATGAAATTTGGTTGGAGCTTAATAAATATTCACTTAAAGGTATTTATAAATCATTAAATATGATGGTAAACAATGGAGAATTATGTGAAGAACCTATATTAAGAGGAGAAAGGAAGATAAAGGTATATTGGAAATGTGAAGATTCTTTACTTTAGATTTTTAGAGATTAGATTAGATATTAGAAATTTTTATTATATCACATAATGAATCGATTTTAATTGCATGATATTCTTTTAATAAGTTTTCATCTATTGGAACTATTATGTCTCCTTTAGTTAAATAAATGGTTTTTATTCCAGCTTTACTAAAAGAGATAATATCATATATTGTATCTCCAACTGCAAATAAAATATCATTAGCATCTAGAGAGGATTTTTTTAAAGCGGCAAGTGTAGGTTCTGGATCAGGTTTACCCTTAATAACATCATCGCTTGAAATTAAAACATCTGGATTAATTTTTATTTTTTCTAATACTTTGATGGCAGTAATCCTTAAAGAAGACGTTACAACTAATATCTTAACGTTGTTTTGTTTTAGTTTATTGATAAGTTCAATAGCGCATGGCATAGGTTCAGCATATTTCATTATATAGGGGGCAAAAATAGAGTTCTTTACTTCTAATAATTTCTTTGCCATCTTATTTTTTAAATCGGGATCATTTATCCCTGCTTGCTCTATCAATAATAATGCTATGTCCATTGCCCTTTTACCTAATAAATATTCCATATCAATATTTGAATTAAATCCGAGTTGTTTTAATGAAAGTTCCCATGCTATTTTATGTGCTTTGGCAGTGCTTGCTAGCGTACCATCTAAATCAAATATAGCCCCTTTCAATTTTACCCCCATAATATTATTGTATAAATAATATTATAAGCTTGGATTTTATTTTTTATTTATGTTAAAATTATTTAAGGGTTAATAAATTCAGATGTAAGTGAGTGTTAAAGATGCCCAAAGAAAGAAAAAAGATGCTAAAGGGTATAATATCATTAATGATACTTAAGATATTATATGAAAAACCTGTTCATGGATATGAAATGAATAAGGAAATATCATTAAAAATAGGTGAAGAGCTATCTCCTGGATATATTTATGTTTTATTGAAGATTATGCTGAAGAAGGGATTAATTGTAGCTAAACAAGACAGCAATGTAAGAGGCCAAAGATTAACAGAGTATCGTATAACTGAAAAGGGAATAGAGTTTCTTAAAAAACATAAAAATGTATTAGAAAAAGGTAAGTCAATGATAGATGAAATATTAGATACTATAAATAAGATTGAACAAAAATCAAGCTAGTGTTTCATCATTTCTTTAGCAGTTTCCCCAATTATTTTAATTCCTTCCCTTAGTTTGTCAATGCTTGGATAACTAAAGTTAATCCTCATAGCATTTCCACCACTACCATCTGCAAAGAAGTTTCTACCTGGAACATATGCAACACCTTTGTTTATAGCAGTTGGTAGCATTTCTGTTGTATCAACACCTTTTGGTAAATAAACAAATGCAAACAAACCTCCCTTAGGTTTATACCATTCAGAACCTTTTGGCATGTATTCTTCTAATGCCTCTATTAATACATCTCTTTTCTTTCTATAAACTTTTCTTGCATTCTCTATTGTTTCATCAACAACCCCTTCCTTTATTGCATACATTGCAATAAATTGAGAAAGAGTTGAAGGATTGATAGCTGTCATGGTAATTAATGATTCTATAGCATCTGTAATTGCTTTATTTGCTACTATATATCCTAGCCTTAATCCTGGTGCAAGTATTTTACTAAATGTACCCATGTAGATTACTCTACCTTCAGTATCTAACGTCTTAAGGCTAGTAAATCTCTTATCTGTATCAAACACAAAGAAACCATATGGATCATCTTCAATTATTAGCAAATCATATTTATTTGCTATTTCTATTAAATGTTTCCTCCTTTCATCACTCATTATAACTCCTGTGGGATTATGTGCTGTTGGATTTAAATATATGGCCTTAACCTTCTTTCTATTTTCAATTGCTTGCTTTAATTTTTCCTCTAAAGCATAGACATTGATTCCATCAATGTCTATATCAATTGGTAAGATATTAGCCTTGATAAATCTTATTGTATTAAGAGCACCTACAAAAGTAGGCGATTCTGTAATTATGAAATCTTTATTGTTTAACAATGAAAAAAATGTATAATAAATACTAGAGGTACCTCCTGGAGTTAATATTAATTCTTCTTCATCATTTATTTTTATGCCTTTATTTATTAAAAAATTTTTAACTGTTTCTTTAACATAGCTCAACCCTGTTGCTGGAGAATATTGTAAAACAGCTTCACCTTCCTGATTTATAAATTTATGGGATAGCTCCGAAATTTTTTTATGCTGAAAAGGTTCCGGACCAGGATAACCAAAAGCCATATTTATTTTAATATCTGATGTAAGGGTTTCGTATATGTCCATTCTTAGATCGCCTGTCTTTATTTCTAATCGTTAGAAGAGTATATAATTTTATAATTTTTATACAATAAATACTTAAAAGTTTTTAAAAGATCTTTATTCAAAATAAAAAAATAATTTATATAAATAATTAACTTAAACTATTAATAAAATATATTTATTAAATTCTGTTTAGAGTTGGTATACCTAACAAATTAAGACCTTCATCTAATACATTTTTGACAATTTCAACCAATAAGGCTTTTCCTTCTTTAATTCCATAATTGCTTTCATATATAACACTATCGTTTTCATACCATTGGTTAAATAAATCTGATAATGATATTAAGAAACTTAGAAGATCTTCAGGAGATAAATCATCTGCAGCTTTTGCAGCTATTAATGGATATTTTAACGATTTAATTAAAATTGATCTCCTTAATTTATTGCTTATGCTTCCATAATCGATATCGTTATAATTTATTTTTCCATGTTTTTCTAATATATTAAGCGCTCTAACATAAGTATATTGTAAATATGGTCCGCTATTCTCTTTTAGATCTATAGCTTTTTTAACATCAAATGTTAATGGTTTTGAAGAGTTAAGTTGAACCATAGAAAACCTTAATGTGCCAACAGATATTTTTTCTGCTATTTCTTTAGCCGTTTCATCATCTATATTTTGATTTCTAATTTTTAATTCCTCAATTGCCTTATTTTTTATTTCATCTAGTACTTCATCTAATGTTACATACTCTCCCCTTCTTCCATGCATTGATTTTCCAGGCAACCTTACTATTTCATAATTATAATGAATCATATTAAGAGCTTCTTTTTTAAAACCTAAACCAAGTAAAGCAAGTCTAATTTGTAATTGGGGTAATTTCTGATCTGCTCCAATTACGTTAATTACTTTATCTGCACTCGTTTCTTTAAATTTAAAAATAGAATATGCAATATCTCTTGTTGTATATAATGTAGATCCATCGCTTCTTCTTATTATTAAAGGCGGTAATTCAAATCCCTTAGGCAATTTTAGTATTTTTGATATGTTTTCATCATTTTTTACAATTTCATTTATTATTAAAGGGATGTTGATTGCATCTGCATCTTTGAATTTCGTAAAATACTTATTATTTTTAGCGATATTTACGATTTGATCAACTAAACCATTCCATACTAAATCGCTTTCCCAATCCATATTATCGAATTCTATAGATAATCTACTTAATGTCTCTATGAAACCATCTATTACACTTTTGGTCATATTTCTAATCAAACTCTTGTCTGGCTCAACACCTTTTTCATAATTTAACATCATGTTAGATATTTCTTTTTCTGGATCCGAAAGCGAAGTTAAACCTTCAAATAACTTATCGAATAAATTTCCTTGATCTTGAGATTTCAATCTAGCTAGAACAGAAGATAATTTTTCTGCTTCTTCTATGTCATTTTTCTTTTTTGCCTCCATCGCATCTAATGTTGTGCTGGAAACAGCATATACCCAACCAACAAGTTTGTCTGATTTTATGTTTAGCCTTTTTGACAATTCTGATGGGGTTTCATTTAATATTTTAAAACCAAGGGCTGCTATTATGACTTGTCTACCCATATCATCTATATAAAACCTTCTATTAACTTTATGTCCTCTTGATTTTAAAATTCTGGAAAGTGTATCTCCTATGCATGCATTCCTTGCATGGCCCATATGTAAAGGATGAATTGGATTAGCACTTGTATGTTCAACAACTATACTTAATGGTTTATCAGTTATTTTAGTTTTAAAAGTCCCTCCATTTTTTATGTAATCAGCTGTTTTTTTGAACAGGTTTATCTCATCAAATTTTAAATTAAGGAACCCTGATTGAAGCTGGATATTAACTATATCTAGATTATTATCTCTTAATACTTCAACAATATCAGATATTAAGTTATCTGCGTTATTCAAGAATCTTTTGATTGGAAAAGAGAAATCTGCGTATTCTTCCTTTACAGGTTCCATTAAAAATCTAAAAGCCTCTTCATGGCTGATTTTTAGATCGTTTGACAGAGTTGTAGTTATTGTATCTATCGTTTTAACAAGTGGATTATCCATATTTTATTCCTCATTTTTAAAAATTATTATATAGTAAATATAAACGTTATGTATAATAAATTTAATATAATTTTTATTTATGTTATCCTTCTTCTATGAAGGAAAAGCTTTTCATTTCTATTAGAATAAATTGTGACAATTTTCTTCTTAATTTTTCTTCTACCATGTTCCTTACTAATGTTGCTTTTTACATAAAAAGGACAAAAAATAATAATCCTGTTTAAAATTAATGTATTATGATTTTATTATAATATACCTTATATATTATATTTATACTACTCTCAGCCTAGTATATGGTAAGATTTATAAATGTGCACAAAATACATAATTTTTTGGAAAAATGTGCACGGTGATAAAATGAACTTCATCGAATTCATATTAAATCCATCTGGAGAATTAACACTAGTATCAATTATAGCAATTTCTTTTATATTGGGGATATTGCATGGAATTACGCCTGATGAGCATACATGGCCTATAACTTTTAGCTATGCAATAGGAAAATACAGCACTAAAGGAGGGTTGCTAGCAGGATTATTATTTTCATTAGGATTTACAATACAGAGAGCCTTATTAACAACTATTGGTTACCTTGGATTAGCTAGAATTTATCAAGTTTATAATTTGGACGGACCGGTTTATATAGCAGTTGGAATTGTAATGGCAATTGCAGGTTCATATGTATTGCATGGGAAATACGTGCATATACATCTAATACCATCTCATAGACATACAGAAAAGGCTGAAAGAGTTGAGATGCCAAAAGATGTACCATTAAAAATGACTATAATACATGGTTTAATAGCAGGTTTTGGGTTTGGAGCGTATGCTTCAATAATAACTTTTGTATTAGCCCCTAAGGTTCCATCATTAATATATTCACCATTACCTGGACTATTTTTTGGTTTAGGAACTATGACAATGCAAATTATCTTAGGAGCATTTTTTGGAGGCATTATGAGGAAAATGGGATATAATGAAAACGATATAAAATTTGTAGGCACTAAAACAGCAGGAAATACCTTGTATTATGGAGGTATTGCTTTTGCGTTAATTGGTTTGTTAGTTGTAATGATGCCTTCTATTGATAATTTTGCAATCTCTACGGGTATTCAAATTCCTAACTTAAATGCTATAGATATAGGATTTATATTAGTAATCTTCGTTGTAGGAGCAATAGGTATTGGTAGTCTTGTTAAAACAGTCTATGAGCTGAGAAAAGGAAAACTCAATGTTATTAATAGGAAATAATATTATGGATATTAATAGTTTCTAAATACTTAGAATTTAATAATCTTTAGGTTATTTTCACTAAAAATTAATTATTAAAGCCTTGAAAGTAAAAATTAATTTTCTACTGTTTTTATTTAGAGTGTGAGGATTGGAGCGTGAACAAATTTGATGCACAAAAAATTATATAGAATATATTTCACAGAATTTGATGAAGAAAACTTTAGGAAGATCATTAATGCTTTAGAGGAAAAATACTCATCTCAAATAAATGTAATAAAATCAAATGTAATTGATGAATTCAGAGCTTTAGAGTTATACTTTGAAAAAGAAGGATATTCTGATGAAATAAAGAACTTAATATCTTCTCTAACAGGTACTCAATATGTTAGGGTAGATTATATAGATACTACAAAATGAGGTAATGAAATTGATAATAGATGATAGATTAACTAAAGAGAAATATAACCAAAAAAATATAGAAGAATGGGTAAAGGGTTATTGGGAAAAGAATGATATATATAATAAAGTAAAGGAGAAAAGCAATAAATCAGAAAAGAAATTCTATTTCTTAGATGGTCCGCCTTACGCAAATGCAAATACAATACATTTAGGTACATTATGGAATAAAGTATTGAAAGATACATTATTAAGATATTATAGAATGAGAGGATTTAATGTATGGGATAAGCCAGGATTTGATACCCATGGATTACCTATAGAAGTTATGATAGAAAAGCAACTAGGTTCTAATAATAAAAAAGATATAGTAAATAAAATAGGTGTTGATAATTTTATAAATAAGTGTTTAGCATTTGTAAAAGATAATATAAATGCGATGACAAAGGATTTTGAAGAAATAGGAGTATTTATGGATTGGAAAAATCCATATGTTACATATGACGACTCATATATAGAATCGGGTTGGTATCTAATAAGAAAAGCCTACGAAAAAGGTTTACTTTATAAAGGAAGAAATGTATTGCATTGGTGTCCTAGATGTGAAACAACTTTAGCTGATTATGAAGTTTCTGAATATAGGGAGTTGGAGGATCCATCAATCTATGTTAAGTTTAAAGTTAAAAACGAGAAAGATACATATTTATTAATTTGGACTACAACTCCTTGGACATTACCAGCTAATGCTTTCGTTATGGCCCACCCAGATATAGACTATGTTATGATACAAACAGACAATGAAAAACTTATATTATCTAAGGAAAGATTAGAAAAAGTTATTGAAGAAGCAAAAATTAAAGAATATGAGGTCGTAAAAACATTTAAAGGAAAGGAATTAGAAGGGCTTGAGTATGAACATCCTCTTGAGGATCTCGTTAAAGCTCAAGCTGAACTTAAAAAATACCATAAAGTTGTTATGGCTCCTGAAGCCGTTGTGAGTGGTGAAGGTACTGGATTAGTTCATTCAGCTCCTGGTCATGGAGAAATTGATTCTATAATAGGTAGTAAAATAGGAGCTCCATTAATGGGTCTAGTTAATGATCAAGGATTCATGGTTGAGGAAGCAGGAAAATATGCAGGTTTATATTTTAGGACAGATGCGAACAATGAAATTTTAAAGGATTTAAAAGAAAGAAATGCATTATTGCATGCAGGCAAAATAAAGCACAGATATCCTGTATGTTGGAGATGTAAAACACCATTATTGTTAAAGGCAACAGATCAATGGTTCATAGCAGTATCAAAAATCAGAGACAAACTTATTGATGAAGCAAATAAAGTAGAGTGGGTACCCCAATGGGCAAAAGATAGATTTATGAACATAGTAGGTAATGTAAGAGATTGGGTTATAAGCAGACAAAGATTTTGGGGAGTTCCCCTACCAGTTTGGGAATGTGAAAATTGTCATCATTTAGAGGTTATTGGAGATGTTAATGATATAATAAAATTAGGCGGTAAGGTTCCCAAAAATTTACATAGACCATGGATTGATGAAGTTACATTAAAATGTCCTAAATGTGGAGGATCAATGAAGAGGGTAAGCGATGTATTAGATGTATGGTTCGATAGCGGTATAGCATTTTATGCAAGTTTAGGATATCCAAAAAACAAGGAATTATATGAGAAATTAAGTCCAGCAGACCTCATTTTAGAAGGTCATGATCAGACAAGAGGTTGGTTCTTTAGTTTATTAAGAAGTGGGGTTATAGGTTTTGAAAGCTCTCCTTATAAGAGAGTTCTGTTACATGGTTTTGTCTTAGATGAGCAAGGCAGGGAAATGCACAAATCACTTGGAAATTATGTTTCTTTTGAAGAATTAATGTCTAAACAACCTAGAGATGTAGTAAGATATTACGTCTTACAAAACACAACATGGGAAGATTTGAAATTCTCATGGAAGGGAATGGAGCAAGCTTCAAGGAACTTTACAATATTATGGAATGTCTTTTCTTTTGCATCTATGTATATGAGCCTAGATAAATTTGATCCAACAAAAAATAAATTAAGTGAATTACCATTAGAAAATGAAGATAAATGGCTACTATCAAAACTAAATAATCTAATAAGAGATTTTAATAAATATTATTCATCATTAGAAGTACATAACGCTGCTAGGATTTTAATGAACTTTATTGTAGAAGATGTAAGCCATTGGTATCTAAAGATTATAAGAAAAAGAGTTTGGGAAGATGAAGATACACCAAGCAAAAGAGCTGCATATGCAACATTATATTATGTTTTAAAGAATTGGCTTATATTATCAACACCTATAATACCATATATAAGTGAATATCTATATCAAAACTTCATAAAAATAGCT includes:
- a CDS encoding acetyl ornithine aminotransferase family protein; translated protein: MERVPDIKVEPPGPEARNVIEKDQKLLMQSYVRWYPLVIKTGHGAVVEDVDGNKYIDMNAGIAVMALGHNHPKVVEAIKREAEKLQHYSLTDFYYEEAVTSAEKLLSVVPIKNGKVFYTNSGTESIEGALKIARYYHEGKRQYIIAFLGAFHGRTMGSLSLTASKAHYREHFAPLVPGVIHVPYPYTYRCPFNTDDPKACGEAVLGYIEDWIFTKLVEPSEVAAIFVEPIQGEGGYIVPPDNFLPGLRKLADKYNILLVDDEVQSGIARTGKWFAIENWNVVPDIIAMAKAIGGGLPLGAIVAKDNVMDAMKKGSHANTFGGNPIALAAMEAVIDTIKEEKLTERAAKLGDMVLRYFNDLKEELEIIGDVRGKGLMIGVELVKNKKTKEPASKELGRILDKSFKKGVLVIGSGVSSIRIAPPLVIDEDVLARAIQILGDILKEENKNL
- a CDS encoding MarR family transcriptional regulator; this translates as MRKSYLKVTVNLDLIAEELKRLNKRYITIKDFSRYFGISNKTSGKILKHLEKMGYVKRYSTSAYSIIGDSA
- a CDS encoding macro domain-containing protein, which gives rise to MHMFKLNNTVILIKLGDITQEEVEAIVNPANSYLIMGGGVAGAIKKKGGKIIEEEALKYSPIDIGKAVLTNAGKLKARFVIHSPTMKYPGELTNENNVRSSIKAALKIALEKGIKSIAFPGMGTGVGGISYNLGAKILIEEIKEFVEKNDHFEIIEIVAYEKEFYDELEKYAVSLLSNRI
- a CDS encoding pyridoxal-phosphate dependent enzyme, which encodes METDKNYKFKCIKCGFESYEEVLKCPRCGGPIQIVYDNLEWVIDSKIPSMWRYKSLLPKSDKIISFNEGLTPIRKIFGVLCKLETNNPTGLYADRASSIIVSSFKNKIIETRYEEDFTLSLAYYSKKAGIKLKVNVIPDNVDPQDLIIIAKLGSDISFINEMEKMELEYENPYTIEGLKTISYEIYEKNPKVEKIYVPAQSGTLVYALSKGFYEIKQIKKDFNEYELIAVKLRHSNIPEILNYSKYKIKISEVSSKEALESMIHLSKKGFNLKPLASSAYALAKIEGNGISIITGNRKISMHESKKYSELKKDIMNIFSDNKKRTAYEIWLELNKYSLKGIYKSLNMMVNNGELCEEPILRGERKIKVYWKCEDSLL
- a CDS encoding HAD family hydrolase — encoded protein: MKGAIFDLDGTLASTAKAHKIAWELSLKQLGFNSNIDMEYLLGKRAMDIALLLIEQAGINDPDLKNKMAKKLLEVKNSIFAPYIMKYAEPMPCAIELINKLKQNNVKILVVTSSLRITAIKVLEKIKINPDVLISSDDVIKGKPDPEPTLAALKKSSLDANDILFAVGDTIYDIISFSKAGIKTIYLTKGDIIVPIDENLLKEYHAIKIDSLCDIIKISNI
- a CDS encoding PadR family transcriptional regulator, which codes for MPKERKKMLKGIISLMILKILYEKPVHGYEMNKEISLKIGEELSPGYIYVLLKIMLKKGLIVAKQDSNVRGQRLTEYRITEKGIEFLKKHKNVLEKGKSMIDEILDTINKIEQKSS
- a CDS encoding PLP-dependent aminotransferase family protein, whose product is MDIYETLTSDIKINMAFGYPGPEPFQHKKISELSHKFINQEGEAVLQYSPATGLSYVKETVKNFLINKGIKINDEEELILTPGGTSSIYYTFFSLLNNKDFIITESPTFVGALNTIRFIKANILPIDIDIDGINVYALEEKLKQAIENRKKVKAIYLNPTAHNPTGVIMSDERRKHLIEIANKYDLLIIEDDPYGFFVFDTDKRFTSLKTLDTEGRVIYMGTFSKILAPGLRLGYIVANKAITDAIESLITMTAINPSTLSQFIAMYAIKEGVVDETIENARKVYRKKRDVLIEALEEYMPKGSEWYKPKGGLFAFVYLPKGVDTTEMLPTAINKGVAYVPGRNFFADGSGGNAMRINFSYPSIDKLREGIKIIGETAKEMMKH
- a CDS encoding arginine--tRNA ligase, whose translation is MDNPLVKTIDTITTTLSNDLKISHEEAFRFLMEPVKEEYADFSFPIKRFLNNADNLISDIVEVLRDNNLDIVNIQLQSGFLNLKFDEINLFKKTADYIKNGGTFKTKITDKPLSIVVEHTSANPIHPLHMGHARNACIGDTLSRILKSRGHKVNRRFYIDDMGRQVIIAALGFKILNETPSELSKRLNIKSDKLVGWVYAVSSTTLDAMEAKKKNDIEEAEKLSSVLARLKSQDQGNLFDKLFEGLTSLSDPEKEISNMMLNYEKGVEPDKSLIRNMTKSVIDGFIETLSRLSIEFDNMDWESDLVWNGLVDQIVNIAKNNKYFTKFKDADAINIPLIINEIVKNDENISKILKLPKGFELPPLIIRRSDGSTLYTTRDIAYSIFKFKETSADKVINVIGADQKLPQLQIRLALLGLGFKKEALNMIHYNYEIVRLPGKSMHGRRGEYVTLDEVLDEIKNKAIEELKIRNQNIDDETAKEIAEKISVGTLRFSMVQLNSSKPLTFDVKKAIDLKENSGPYLQYTYVRALNILEKHGKINYNDIDYGSISNKLRRSILIKSLKYPLIAAKAADDLSPEDLLSFLISLSDLFNQWYENDSVIYESNYGIKEGKALLVEIVKNVLDEGLNLLGIPTLNRI